A genomic region of Mycolicibacterium poriferae contains the following coding sequences:
- a CDS encoding nitronate monooxygenase: MVFDVRDLTAPIVIAPMAGGPSTPELAAAGSNAGALGFIAAGYLSADVFAERLRAAAELTSGPLGANLFVPHPSAATPESIARYAAALSPDAHRYGAELGTPRFSDDDWTAKLDVLLDIRPALVSFTFGLPSAEERRRLSAADIATAATVTTLTEARQAAEVGVDCVVAQGPSAGGHRGTFDPTATPSDVPLDDLVAALLAELDLPVVAAGGLMTAADVDRVRRAGAVAAQLGTAFLLADEAGSSAVHRAALTDPAFTETTVTKAFSGRFARGLRNRFIDEHEAEAPFGYPEVHYLTGPVRAAAVRAGDPHGTNVWAGTGFDKAVSAPAAQIVEQLRVH, encoded by the coding sequence GTGGTGTTCGACGTGCGCGACCTCACTGCCCCCATCGTCATCGCGCCGATGGCGGGCGGACCGTCGACGCCCGAGCTGGCCGCCGCCGGCAGCAACGCCGGTGCACTCGGATTCATCGCCGCCGGTTATCTCAGCGCCGACGTGTTCGCCGAGCGGCTGCGCGCGGCGGCTGAGCTCACCTCCGGCCCGCTCGGCGCCAACCTGTTCGTGCCGCACCCCAGCGCGGCGACACCGGAGTCGATCGCTCGCTACGCCGCGGCGCTGTCACCGGACGCCCACCGTTACGGCGCCGAGCTCGGGACGCCCCGGTTCAGCGACGACGACTGGACCGCCAAGCTCGATGTGCTGCTCGATATCCGGCCGGCGTTGGTGTCGTTCACCTTCGGGTTGCCCAGCGCCGAGGAGCGCCGCCGCCTGTCCGCCGCGGACATCGCCACCGCGGCCACGGTCACCACGCTGACCGAAGCCCGCCAGGCCGCCGAGGTGGGCGTGGATTGCGTGGTCGCGCAGGGACCGTCGGCGGGCGGACACCGCGGCACCTTCGACCCGACCGCGACGCCGTCCGATGTTCCGCTCGACGACCTGGTGGCCGCCCTCCTCGCGGAGCTCGACCTGCCGGTCGTGGCGGCCGGCGGGTTGATGACCGCGGCGGACGTGGACCGGGTGCGGCGCGCCGGAGCTGTCGCCGCGCAACTGGGCACCGCATTCCTTTTGGCCGACGAGGCCGGGAGCAGCGCGGTGCACCGGGCGGCGTTGACCGACCCGGCATTCACCGAAACGACGGTCACCAAGGCGTTTTCCGGTCGGTTCGCGCGGGGTCTGCGGAACCGCTTCATCGACGAGCACGAGGCCGAGGCACCGTTCGGCTATCCCGAGGTGCACTACCTGACCGGCCCGGTGCGCGCGGCCGCGGTGCGCGCCGGTGACCCGCACGGCACCAACGTCTGGGCGGGCACCGGCTTCGACAAGGCGGTGTCCGCGCCGGCAGCCCAGATCGTCGAGCAGCTTCGAGTGCACTGA
- a CDS encoding Rrf2 family transcriptional regulator, which produces MRMSAKAEYAVRAMIQLATAEAGALVKTDDLARAQQIPAQFLVDILSDLRTDRLVRSHRGRDGGYELSRPAADISIADVLRCIDGPLASVRDIGLGDLPYSGPTAALTDVWRALRASMRSVLEQTSLADVAAGVLPDHVRAFADDYRRQEEARGHQDN; this is translated from the coding sequence ATGCGGATGTCGGCGAAGGCGGAGTATGCCGTCCGCGCCATGATCCAACTGGCGACCGCCGAGGCCGGCGCTCTCGTCAAAACAGACGATCTGGCCAGGGCGCAGCAGATCCCCGCCCAGTTTCTCGTCGACATCCTGTCCGACCTGCGCACCGACCGGCTGGTCCGCAGCCACCGGGGCCGCGACGGCGGCTACGAACTCAGTAGACCGGCGGCCGACATCAGCATCGCCGACGTGCTTCGCTGCATCGACGGTCCGCTGGCCAGCGTGCGCGACATCGGCCTCGGCGACCTGCCGTACTCGGGCCCCACGGCCGCGTTGACCGACGTGTGGCGTGCCCTTCGGGCCAGCATGCGCTCGGTGCTCGAGCAGACCAGCCTGGCCGACGTCGCCGCCGGGGTACTGCCCGACCATGTCCGCGCTTTCGCCGACGACTACCGCCGCCAGGAAGAGGCGCGCGGGCATCAGGACAACTAG
- a CDS encoding cysteine hydrolase family protein, which translates to MSELNTLRALEGMPAAPAPLADSALVLIDCQNTYTRGVMELEGVDAALDEVAALLDRARSAGIPVIHIQHNGGAGSPYDIDAEIGAIVDRVAPREGEPVVVKSYPNAFVQTDLDDRLKAVGAPNLVLAGFMTHMCVNSTARGGFNLGYAPTVVAGATATRALPGTDGQPVPAAAMQSASLAAMADLFAVVVPGSADLPD; encoded by the coding sequence GTGTCTGAATTGAACACCCTGCGCGCGCTGGAGGGGATGCCCGCGGCGCCTGCCCCGCTGGCCGACTCCGCCTTGGTCCTCATCGACTGCCAGAACACCTACACCCGCGGCGTGATGGAACTCGAGGGGGTGGATGCTGCGCTGGACGAGGTGGCGGCGCTGCTGGACCGGGCCCGCTCCGCGGGTATCCCGGTGATCCACATCCAGCACAACGGCGGAGCCGGGTCGCCCTACGACATCGATGCCGAGATCGGCGCCATCGTCGACCGGGTCGCCCCGCGCGAGGGCGAGCCCGTGGTGGTGAAGAGCTATCCGAATGCGTTCGTCCAGACCGACCTCGACGACCGGCTCAAGGCAGTCGGGGCCCCGAATCTCGTGTTGGCCGGATTCATGACGCACATGTGCGTCAACTCCACTGCCCGCGGCGGGTTCAACCTCGGCTACGCGCCGACCGTGGTGGCCGGTGCTACCGCGACCCGCGCCCTGCCCGGGACGGACGGACAACCGGTGCCCGCCGCAGCGATGCAGAGCGCCAGCCTGGCCGCGATGGCCGACCTGTTCGCCGTGGTGGTCCCCGGATCCGCGGACCTGCCCGACTAA
- a CDS encoding helix-turn-helix domain-containing protein: MHENADGPVVGSTDDTVRRCTAALGPERVRVSAMDAQQSPEGRLDGRTVAVALLSDVSRLADDMLQFLVERIPETVEDAELRGLTLGSCSSNLEAALSMVRHGIDAAAAEAPVTALEHARAMASRGHSVDVMLRFYRLGHEYFTARLADVMRGWTGDSATALTVYAELERFAFRYIDRISSLVAEEYVAELDRRQNQARAERAEMVQDLLAGKRITVSRAERVLRHRLTGSQIGFVCWAQDRAVNLERQANMLARALGSPHPLLMADGPLALWGWVAVTGEQARLARGALARWHSSGEAVHIAVGSPHEAVPGFRLSHREAVRTRRIVELSAVSAPSLTVFSDVALVDALAQDLEVARNFVQAQLRDLGRDGPQEREERAALLAVLDAQGSLVSAAHTLNIHRNTVLKRVRRAEERRGAPATADLAALHAALRGADVLGAAVLSTG; the protein is encoded by the coding sequence ATGCACGAGAACGCCGATGGTCCGGTCGTAGGCAGCACCGACGACACCGTCCGGCGCTGCACGGCGGCGCTCGGCCCCGAGAGGGTTAGAGTCTCGGCCATGGACGCTCAACAGTCGCCTGAGGGCCGACTCGACGGGCGGACTGTTGCGGTGGCGCTGCTGTCCGATGTCTCGCGGCTGGCCGACGACATGTTGCAGTTTCTGGTGGAACGCATTCCTGAGACCGTCGAGGACGCCGAACTTCGCGGACTGACGCTGGGGTCGTGCTCGTCGAATCTGGAAGCGGCCTTGTCCATGGTCCGCCACGGCATCGACGCCGCCGCGGCCGAGGCGCCGGTCACCGCGCTCGAGCATGCCCGGGCGATGGCGTCGCGCGGACACAGCGTAGATGTCATGTTGCGCTTCTACCGGCTCGGACACGAGTACTTCACGGCGCGGCTCGCAGACGTGATGAGGGGATGGACGGGTGACTCTGCAACTGCCCTGACCGTCTACGCGGAACTGGAGCGCTTCGCGTTCCGCTACATCGACCGGATCTCCAGCCTCGTCGCCGAGGAGTACGTCGCCGAGCTCGACCGTCGCCAGAACCAGGCTCGCGCCGAGCGCGCCGAGATGGTGCAGGATCTGCTCGCGGGCAAGCGCATCACCGTCAGCCGCGCCGAACGAGTTCTCCGACACCGATTGACCGGCAGCCAGATCGGTTTCGTGTGTTGGGCACAGGACCGTGCAGTCAACCTGGAACGTCAGGCCAACATGTTGGCCAGGGCGTTGGGTTCACCGCACCCGCTCCTCATGGCCGACGGCCCGCTTGCGCTCTGGGGATGGGTCGCGGTGACCGGCGAGCAGGCTCGATTGGCTCGTGGCGCGTTGGCCAGGTGGCACAGCTCCGGCGAGGCCGTCCACATCGCTGTGGGCTCGCCTCACGAGGCCGTGCCGGGCTTTCGCCTGTCCCACCGTGAAGCGGTACGCACACGCCGCATCGTCGAACTCTCCGCGGTGTCGGCTCCGTCGCTGACGGTTTTCAGCGATGTCGCGCTCGTCGACGCGTTGGCCCAGGACCTCGAGGTGGCCCGGAACTTCGTGCAGGCCCAGTTGCGCGACCTCGGCCGTGACGGGCCGCAGGAAAGGGAGGAACGCGCGGCCTTGCTCGCCGTCCTCGACGCGCAAGGCAGTCTGGTGTCGGCAGCGCACACGCTGAACATTCACCGCAACACTGTGCTCAAGCGGGTCCGGCGCGCCGAAGAACGCCGCGGGGCTCCCGCCACTGCCGACCTGGCCGCGCTGCACGCCGCACTTCGCGGCGCCGACGTTCTCGGCGCCGCAGTGCTCAGCACCGGCTGA
- a CDS encoding fatty acid desaturase has product MATIAEESPSVPTPSRHALPDPGERVPALSWPIVAIFVAALTVFGASTAAAVSHTLPAAATIAASAAAIFVMFTVLHDASHSAISSHRWVNRLFGRVAMFFVSPLISFSSFAFIHIEHHRNTNDGDADPDHFVSAAPWWQLPFRFPAMDLPYLRFLWRHRKKRPRAEIIETAGLMTFSAAVLVGAALTGHLWMVAVIYLIPERVAIFVLAWWFDWLPHHGLEQTQRENRYRATRNRVGAEWIMTPLLLSQNYHLVHHLHPSIPFYRYVAAWRRNEAAYLERDAAIGTVFGQQLDPNEYREWKKLNGKLAPILPVRMPRSSSARHASTYPVPVKSVDRLTADSVRITFEVPEEFREQFQFQAGQHLTVQHRTDDGTTIRRNYSICTSATSGELAIGVRRIDNGAFSTYACDMLRAGDVVNLMTPTGSFGAPLQPGAECEHVAVAAGSGITPILSIIRTTMEIETDSRFTLIYGNRTTETTMFADELDQLESRYADRLRVIHVRSGETHHPADFRGRIDYPLLRRILGESITPVDRWYLCGPLPLVTELRDNLVSDGVDDDSIRLELFRGAERSAPNSEFRGAQLTVALSGTNHSVDLGPGESILEAALNNGIDAPYSCLGGACGTCKAKIVEGAVTMEQNFALTSAEVDAGFVLTCQSHPTTDTVTVDYDG; this is encoded by the coding sequence ATGGCGACCATCGCAGAGGAATCTCCCTCGGTGCCGACACCGTCGCGGCACGCCCTGCCCGACCCCGGCGAACGGGTTCCCGCTCTCTCCTGGCCCATCGTCGCGATCTTCGTCGCAGCGCTGACCGTGTTCGGCGCGTCCACGGCCGCCGCCGTCTCCCACACGCTGCCTGCGGCGGCCACCATAGCCGCCAGCGCGGCAGCGATCTTCGTGATGTTCACGGTGCTGCACGATGCTTCCCACAGCGCGATCAGTTCCCACCGATGGGTCAACCGACTCTTCGGGCGTGTCGCGATGTTCTTCGTCTCCCCGCTGATCTCGTTCTCGTCGTTCGCCTTCATCCACATCGAGCATCACCGCAACACCAACGACGGCGATGCCGATCCCGACCACTTCGTCAGCGCCGCACCGTGGTGGCAACTGCCGTTCAGGTTTCCTGCGATGGATCTGCCCTACCTCCGGTTCCTGTGGCGCCACCGGAAAAAGCGTCCACGTGCCGAGATCATCGAAACCGCCGGCTTGATGACGTTTTCCGCGGCGGTCCTTGTGGGTGCCGCGCTCACCGGGCACCTGTGGATGGTCGCGGTGATCTATCTGATTCCCGAGCGCGTGGCCATCTTCGTTCTCGCGTGGTGGTTCGACTGGCTTCCCCACCACGGGTTGGAACAGACTCAGCGCGAGAACCGTTACCGGGCAACCCGGAACCGAGTCGGAGCCGAATGGATCATGACTCCGCTGCTGCTGTCCCAGAATTACCATCTGGTGCACCATCTGCACCCGTCCATTCCGTTCTATCGATACGTCGCCGCCTGGCGGCGCAACGAGGCCGCGTACCTGGAGCGCGACGCTGCGATCGGCACTGTCTTCGGTCAGCAACTGGACCCGAACGAGTACCGGGAGTGGAAGAAGCTCAACGGCAAGCTCGCGCCCATTCTGCCCGTCAGGATGCCGCGGTCATCGAGTGCGCGGCACGCCAGCACCTACCCGGTTCCGGTCAAGAGCGTCGACCGACTGACCGCCGACAGCGTGAGGATCACCTTCGAGGTGCCCGAGGAGTTCCGGGAACAGTTCCAGTTCCAGGCGGGTCAACACCTGACCGTCCAGCACCGCACGGACGACGGCACGACGATCCGGCGCAACTACTCGATCTGCACGTCAGCCACCTCCGGCGAGTTGGCGATCGGGGTCCGCCGCATCGACAACGGCGCCTTCTCGACGTACGCATGCGACATGCTGCGGGCCGGCGACGTGGTGAACCTCATGACGCCCACCGGCAGTTTCGGCGCACCCCTGCAGCCAGGGGCCGAGTGCGAGCATGTCGCGGTCGCCGCCGGCAGCGGCATCACCCCGATCCTGTCGATCATCAGAACCACCATGGAGATCGAAACCGACAGCCGTTTCACCCTCATCTACGGCAACCGCACCACCGAAACCACCATGTTCGCCGACGAACTCGACCAGCTGGAATCCCGGTACGCGGACCGATTGCGTGTCATCCACGTCCGCTCCGGAGAAACCCATCACCCCGCCGATTTCCGTGGCCGTATCGACTACCCGTTGCTCCGAAGGATTCTCGGGGAATCGATCACCCCGGTCGACCGGTGGTATCTGTGTGGGCCCCTCCCGCTCGTCACCGAGCTACGCGACAACCTCGTCTCCGACGGAGTCGACGACGACAGCATTCGCCTCGAGCTCTTCCGCGGTGCGGAACGGAGTGCACCGAACTCCGAGTTCCGCGGAGCTCAGCTCACGGTCGCGTTGTCTGGAACGAACCACTCCGTCGACCTCGGTCCCGGCGAGAGCATTTTGGAGGCAGCTCTCAATAATGGGATCGACGCGCCGTATTCCTGTCTCGGCGGCGCCTGTGGGACCTGCAAAGCCAAGATCGTCGAGGGCGCCGTCACGATGGAGCAGAACTTTGCGCTCACGTCCGCAGAAGTCGACGCAGGCTTCGTACTGACCTGCCAATCCCATCCGACCACCGACACCGTCACCGTCGACTACGACGGCTGA
- a CDS encoding 3'(2'),5'-bisphosphate nucleotidase CysQ: MTDHELAALLAAEAGRLLLDVRAEFADAAAQDRKDAGDKRSHDFLMAALAAERPDDAVLSEEGVDDPVRLSAQRVWIVDPLDGTREFSELDRTDWAVHVALWEAGELVAGAVALPAQDVTLATPSVAAPPPAPAVPRIVVSRTRPPAVALEVKEALGGELVEMGSAGAKVASVVQGLSDVYVHAGGQYEWDSAAPVAVARAAGLHTSRIDGSPLIYNQRDSKLPDLIVCRPELAEAVLAVTAG; this comes from the coding sequence GTGACCGACCATGAACTGGCGGCGTTGCTGGCCGCCGAGGCCGGCCGGTTGCTGCTCGACGTCCGCGCAGAATTCGCCGACGCTGCCGCGCAGGACCGGAAAGACGCGGGGGACAAGCGCTCCCACGACTTCCTGATGGCGGCGCTGGCCGCCGAGCGTCCCGACGACGCCGTGCTCTCCGAGGAGGGCGTCGACGACCCGGTGCGCCTGTCGGCGCAGCGGGTGTGGATCGTCGACCCGCTCGACGGCACCCGGGAGTTCTCCGAACTCGACCGCACCGACTGGGCGGTGCATGTCGCGCTGTGGGAGGCAGGTGAGCTCGTTGCGGGGGCGGTGGCACTTCCCGCCCAAGACGTGACGTTGGCGACGCCGTCGGTGGCCGCACCCCCGCCCGCGCCCGCGGTGCCGCGCATCGTCGTGTCCCGGACGCGCCCCCCAGCCGTCGCGCTGGAGGTCAAGGAGGCGTTGGGCGGTGAACTTGTCGAGATGGGCTCGGCGGGAGCGAAGGTCGCCTCGGTGGTCCAGGGTCTGTCGGACGTCTACGTGCACGCCGGCGGCCAGTACGAGTGGGACTCGGCCGCGCCGGTGGCGGTGGCCCGCGCCGCGGGCCTGCACACCTCCCGCATCGACGGCTCACCGCTGATCTACAACCAGCGCGACTCCAAGCTGCCCGACCTGATCGTGTGTCGCCCCGAGCTCGCCGAGGCCGTGCTGGCGGTTACCGCGGGCTGA
- the cysC gene encoding adenylyl-sulfate kinase has protein sequence MSTTDTRAAAEATLTKPAATLLRIATAGSVDDGKSTLIGRLLFDSKAVMEDQLASVERTSRERGHDFTDLALVTDGLRAEREQGITIDVAYRYFATAKRKFIIADTPGHIQYTRNMVTGTSTAQLAIVLVDARHGLLEQSRRHAFLASLLGIQHIVLAVNKMDLIDWDRDKFEKIRDDFHDFAARLDVHDVTTIPLSALNGDNVVSKSDAAPWYDGPCLLSHLEDVYVAGDRNLVDVRFPVQYVIRPQTRDHHDHRSYAGSVASGVMRVGDEVVVLPAGKTSQIAAIEGPGGPIDEAFPPMAVSISLTDDIDISRGDMIARPNNQPRITQDFDATVCWMADDASLEPGRDYVIKHTTRTTRVKVSGLDYRLDVNTLHRDKSATALKLNELGRISLRSQVPLLIDEYSRIAATGSFILIDPNTNVTVAAGMILPNVSARTASPNTVRHDSLCTSEDRLSTGRMVWFTGLSGSGKSSVAMLVEQKLLEKGVPAYVLDGDNLRHGLNADLGFSMADRSENLRRLAHVAAILADSGQVVLVPAISPLAEHRELARTVADEAGVEFFEVFCDTPLDDCERRDPKGLYAKARSGEITHFTGIDSPYQRPKNPDLRLTPERSPDELAAAVIELLESRGQ, from the coding sequence ATGAGCACGACGGACACCAGGGCGGCCGCGGAAGCGACGCTGACCAAGCCCGCCGCCACCCTGCTGCGCATCGCGACGGCAGGATCGGTCGACGACGGCAAGTCCACGCTGATCGGCCGGCTGCTGTTCGACTCCAAGGCCGTCATGGAGGACCAGCTGGCGTCGGTCGAGCGGACCTCGCGCGAGCGAGGCCACGACTTCACCGATCTGGCGCTGGTCACCGACGGGCTGCGCGCGGAGCGCGAACAGGGCATCACGATCGATGTCGCCTACCGCTACTTCGCCACCGCCAAGCGCAAATTCATCATCGCCGACACCCCCGGGCACATCCAGTACACCCGCAACATGGTCACCGGCACCTCGACCGCACAGCTGGCGATTGTGCTGGTCGACGCCCGCCACGGACTGCTCGAGCAGTCGCGCCGGCACGCGTTTTTGGCCTCGCTGCTGGGCATCCAGCACATTGTGCTGGCGGTCAACAAGATGGACCTGATCGACTGGGACCGCGACAAATTCGAGAAGATCCGCGACGACTTCCACGACTTCGCCGCACGGCTGGACGTCCACGACGTGACGACCATCCCGCTGTCGGCGCTCAACGGCGACAACGTCGTCAGCAAGTCCGACGCGGCCCCGTGGTACGACGGTCCGTGCCTGCTGAGCCACCTCGAGGACGTCTACGTCGCCGGTGACCGCAACCTGGTCGACGTCCGATTCCCGGTGCAGTATGTGATCCGTCCGCAGACCCGTGACCACCACGACCACCGCAGCTACGCCGGCAGCGTGGCCAGCGGCGTCATGCGCGTCGGCGACGAGGTCGTGGTGCTGCCGGCCGGCAAGACCTCGCAGATCGCCGCGATCGAGGGTCCCGGCGGCCCGATCGACGAAGCGTTCCCGCCGATGGCGGTGTCGATCAGCCTGACCGACGACATCGACATCTCGCGCGGCGACATGATCGCGCGGCCCAACAACCAGCCGCGCATCACCCAGGACTTCGACGCGACCGTCTGCTGGATGGCCGACGACGCGTCGCTGGAACCCGGGCGGGACTACGTCATCAAACACACCACCCGGACCACCCGGGTGAAGGTGTCCGGGCTGGACTACCGGCTCGACGTCAACACGCTGCACCGGGACAAGTCCGCGACTGCACTGAAACTCAATGAGCTGGGCCGAATTTCGCTACGCTCTCAGGTTCCGCTGCTGATCGACGAATACAGCCGCATCGCCGCGACCGGTTCGTTCATCCTGATCGACCCGAACACCAACGTCACCGTTGCCGCCGGCATGATCCTGCCCAATGTCAGCGCGCGGACCGCCAGCCCGAACACGGTGCGCCACGACTCCCTGTGCACCTCCGAGGACCGGCTCAGCACCGGCCGGATGGTGTGGTTCACCGGCCTGTCCGGATCGGGCAAGTCGTCGGTGGCCATGCTGGTCGAGCAAAAGCTGCTCGAAAAAGGAGTTCCCGCCTACGTTCTCGACGGCGACAACCTGCGCCACGGACTCAACGCCGACCTCGGCTTCTCGATGGCCGACCGGTCGGAGAACCTGCGACGCCTGGCACATGTGGCGGCCATCCTCGCCGACTCCGGACAGGTGGTGCTGGTACCCGCCATCAGTCCGCTGGCCGAGCACCGGGAGTTGGCGCGCACCGTGGCCGACGAAGCCGGTGTCGAGTTCTTCGAGGTGTTCTGTGACACCCCGCTCGACGACTGCGAGCGGCGCGACCCCAAGGGGCTCTACGCCAAGGCCCGCTCCGGTGAGATCACGCACTTCACCGGCATCGACAGTCCCTATCAGCGGCCCAAGAATCCCGACCTGCGGCTGACCCCGGAGCGTAGCCCCGACGAACTGGCCGCAGCGGTCATCGAGCTGCTCGAGAGTCGCGGCCAGTGA
- the cysD gene encoding sulfate adenylyltransferase subunit CysD, translated as MTAAEEIVQNAGRYELSHLRALEAEAIHIIREVAAEFERPVLLFSGGKDSIVMLHLAIKAFKPGRLPFPVMHVDTGHNFEEVIATRDALVAEHGVRLVVASVEDDIAAGRVVDNGPSRNPLQTVTLLRGIRENKFDAAFGGARRDEEKARAKERVFSFRDEFGQWDPKNQRPEVWHLYNGRHRKGEHIRAFPLSNWTEFDIWSYIGAEKITLPSIYYAHKRQVFERDGMLLAVHEYLQPRADEPIIEKSVRFRTVGDVTCTGCVESEAATVSEVIAETAVSRLTERGATRADDRISEAGMEDRKREGYF; from the coding sequence ATGACAGCCGCCGAAGAGATCGTCCAGAACGCCGGACGTTACGAGTTGAGCCACCTGCGCGCGCTGGAGGCCGAAGCGATCCACATCATCCGTGAGGTCGCCGCCGAGTTCGAGCGGCCCGTGCTGCTGTTCTCCGGCGGCAAGGACTCGATCGTGATGCTCCACCTGGCCATCAAGGCGTTCAAGCCCGGCCGGCTGCCGTTCCCGGTCATGCACGTCGACACCGGGCACAACTTCGAAGAAGTCATCGCCACCCGCGACGCGCTGGTGGCCGAACACGGCGTGCGCCTGGTCGTCGCCAGCGTCGAAGATGACATCGCCGCCGGGAGGGTCGTCGACAACGGACCGTCCCGCAACCCGCTGCAGACCGTGACGTTGTTGCGCGGCATCCGGGAGAACAAGTTCGACGCCGCGTTCGGCGGCGCCCGCCGCGACGAGGAGAAGGCCCGCGCCAAGGAGCGGGTCTTCAGCTTCCGCGACGAGTTCGGCCAGTGGGACCCGAAGAACCAACGCCCCGAGGTGTGGCACCTGTACAACGGCCGGCACCGCAAGGGTGAGCACATCCGGGCCTTCCCGTTGTCGAACTGGACCGAGTTCGACATCTGGTCCTACATCGGTGCCGAGAAGATCACGCTGCCCTCGATCTACTACGCGCACAAACGTCAGGTCTTCGAGCGCGACGGCATGCTGCTGGCGGTACACGAGTATCTGCAGCCCCGCGCGGACGAGCCGATCATCGAGAAGTCGGTGCGATTCCGCACCGTCGGCGACGTCACCTGCACCGGTTGTGTGGAATCCGAGGCGGCCACCGTGTCGGAGGTGATCGCCGAGACCGCGGTGTCGCGTCTGACCGAACGCGGCGCCACCCGGGCCGACGACCGCATCTCCGAGGCGGGGATGGAAGACCGCAAGCGCGAAGGGTACTTCTGA